In a single window of the Zea mays cultivar B73 chromosome 5, Zm-B73-REFERENCE-NAM-5.0, whole genome shotgun sequence genome:
- the LOC100381333 gene encoding NADH dehydrogenase [ubiquinone] 1 beta subcomplex subunit 3-B-like: MASGGKGLNATGEFFRRRDEWRRHPMAGNQLRHATPGLGIAIVAFGIYLVGEAAYNRLYRPSGDNHH, from the coding sequence ATGGCGAGCGGAGGGAAGGGACTCAACGCGACTGGGGAGTTCTTCCGGCGGAGGGACGAGTGGAGGAGGCACCCTATGGCGGGGAACCAGCTGCGCCACGCCACACCCGGGCTCGGCATCGCCATCGTCGCCTTCGGGATCTACCTCGTCGGCGAGGCCGCCTACAACCGCCTCTACCGCCCCTCCGGCGACAACCACCACTAG